Sequence from the Candidatus Krumholzibacteriota bacterium genome:
AGAAGGGAATCGTAGTATGGCGGCACTACATAACCGTCGAAAAGATGCGTGTCGACCCTCACTCCCGGACCGCCCGGAGGATGATAGAAAGTGATCCTGCCGGGAACAGGCTTGAAATTATTGTCGGGATCCTCCGCGTTTATCCTGCATTCCATCGAGTGCCCTTTAAGTTCAACGGGATTGTCCATTATCTCGCTCGAACCAGTAGCCGCGAGGATTATCTGTTCCTTGATAAGATCGTAACTGCTGACCATCTCCGTGACGGGATGTTCTACCTGTACCCTCGTATTCATCTCGAGGAAATATATCTTCTTATCCGCTGTCACGAGGAATTCGATGGTACCGAGCGACCCGTACTTGATGTACCGCGCTCCCTTGACCGCGTATTTCCTTATTTTCATCCTCATCTCGTCGTCGATCCCGGGAGACGGGGATTCCTCGATAAGTTTCTGGTGACGGCGCTGAATACTGCACTCACGTTCGCCAAGATCGACAGCTTTTCCCTTTCCGTCACCAAAAATCTGGACTTCTATATGCCTGGGGTTCTCGAGGAATTTTTCTATATACAGTCCGCCGTCTCCAAAGGCTGCTTCCGCTTCCTTTCCGGCTGAATGGAAAAGTTCGACCAGCTCGCCGCGGTCCCTGGCTATGCGGATACCTCTTCCTCCACCACCAGCCACCGCCTTGATCATTACCGGAAACCCTATTTTCTCAGCGATAGATATCGCCGCATCTTCATTTTCGACGATTCCATCGCTTCCCTCGATCACGGGAAGCCCCGCTTCGGCCATCAATTTTCTCGCTGTGGCCTTGTCTCCCATCTCCTGCATTATCTCGGGAGAGGGACCTATCCAATCTATATTGCACGACATGCAGACTTCGGCAAAATGAGGGTTCTCCGACAGAAAACCGTACGCTGGATGGATTGCGTCGGCATGAGTGATCTCGGCCGCGGCGATTATCCTTGGGATATTGAGATAGCTGTCGACAGGTTTCGGCCCGCCGATACAGACATCTTCATCGGCGAGTTTTACGTGGAGAGAATCCGCATCAGCTTCTGAATGGACTGCTACAGCTCTTACGCCGAGTTCTCTGCAGGCGCGTATCACCCGCATCGCAATCTCGCCGCGTGCCGCGATAAGAATCTTTTTATACATAGACTTCTAGAAGTCGCCGCCAGTAGCTTTGCCTCCTGCTTCGGCTCCTTCGAAGCCGTCCCAGGATGTGTCACTGCTGGCCTGTATGCCCTTCAGACGCAGGCTGAACTCATGCGGATTGGTGCTGTTCTTCATCGCTTCTTCCATGCTGATATATCCTCCGGTAAGAAGCCTCATCAGCGACTGGTCGAAACTCTGCATCCCGTGGGAGGAGACCCCTTCCCGAATAGCCTG
This genomic interval carries:
- the accC gene encoding acetyl-CoA carboxylase biotin carboxylase subunit produces the protein MYKKILIAARGEIAMRVIRACRELGVRAVAVHSEADADSLHVKLADEDVCIGGPKPVDSYLNIPRIIAAAEITHADAIHPAYGFLSENPHFAEVCMSCNIDWIGPSPEIMQEMGDKATARKLMAEAGLPVIEGSDGIVENEDAAISIAEKIGFPVMIKAVAGGGGRGIRIARDRGELVELFHSAGKEAEAAFGDGGLYIEKFLENPRHIEVQIFGDGKGKAVDLGERECSIQRRHQKLIEESPSPGIDDEMRMKIRKYAVKGARYIKYGSLGTIEFLVTADKKIYFLEMNTRVQVEHPVTEMVSSYDLIKEQIILAATGSSEIMDNPVELKGHSMECRINAEDPDNNFKPVPGRITFYHPPGGPGVRVDTHLFDGYVVPPYYDSLLAKVITWGRTRKEARYRMIRSLEELVIEGVPTTIPFHLWILRNRDFINGDFDTSFIDRIGK